A stretch of Anas acuta chromosome 3, bAnaAcu1.1, whole genome shotgun sequence DNA encodes these proteins:
- the MPV17 gene encoding protein Mpv17 — MARRWGRLLAARGWAGAALTAGALMGAGDVIAQQLVERRGLRQHHAKRTLKMMAIGCCFVGPVVGGWYKVLDRLVPGATKAVAVKKMVLDQGGFAPCFLGCFLGITGAVNGLSVEENWSKIQQDYVDALLTNYCIWPPVQVANFYFVPLSHRLAVVQCVAIVWNCYLSWKANRL, encoded by the exons ATGGCGCGGCGCTGGGGGCGGCTCCTGGCGGCGCGGGGCTGGGCCGGGGCCGCGCTCACCGCCG GGGCCCTGATGGGAGCCGGGGACGTGATCGCGCAGCAGCTGGTGGAGCGGCGGGGGCTGCGCCAGCACCACGCCAAACGCACCCTGAAGATGATGGCCATCGGCTGCTGCTTCGTG GGCCCCGTGGTGGGCGGCTGGTACAAGGTGCTGGACCGGCTCGTCCCGGGCGCCACGAAGGCTGTGGCGGTGAAGAAGATGGTCCTGGACCAG GGTGGGTTTGCACCGTGCTTCCTCGGCTGCTTCCTCGGCATCACGGGGGCCGTGAACGGTCTGTCTGTGGAGGAAAACTGGTCCAAGATCCAGCAG GACTACGTGGACGCTCTGCTCACCAACTACTGT ATCTGGCCCCCGGTGCAGGTTGCCAACTTCTATTTCGTCCCCCTGAGCCACAG GCTGGCAGTTGTCCAGTGCGTGGCCATCGTCTGGAACTGCTACCTGTCCTGGAAGGCAAACCGGCTGTGA
- the UCN gene encoding urocortin, which produces MRRALLTLLLLLARPPPAAARPARPDGTVPGAAAGAGAGAEARGRPVWPPLALPPPEPWRARRDEPPPLSIDLTFHLLRHLLLLARAQSQRAQADSNRLILDAVGR; this is translated from the coding sequence ATGCGGCGGGCGCTGCtcaccctcctgctgctgctcgcccgcccgccgcccgccgccgcccgccccgcgcgcCCCGACGGCACCGTCCCGGGGGCCGccgcgggggccggggccggggccgaggCGCGGGGCCGCCCGGTGTGGCCGCCGCTGGCGCTGCCGCCCCCGGAGCCGTGGCGGGCGCGGCGGGACGAGCCGCCGCCGCTCTCCATCGACCTCACCTTCCACCTCCTGCggcacctcctgctgctcgcCCGCGCCCAGAGCCAGCGCGCCCAGGCCGACAGCAACCGCCTCATCCTCGACGCCGTGGGCCGCTGA
- the TRIM54 gene encoding tripartite motif-containing protein 54 isoform X1, with product MNFAVGLKPLLAEARSMESLEKQLICPICLEMFTKPVVILPCQHNLCRKCANDVFQASNPLWQSRGSSAVPSGGRFRCPSCRHEVVLDRHGVYGLQRNLLVENIIDIYKQESASGPSRRPLHAKAEQHLMCEEHEDERINIYCLRCEAPTCSLCKVFGAHKDCEVAPLPAVYQRQKSELSDGIAMLVAGNDRIQAIITQMEEICRTIEDNGRRQKQHLGLRFDSLYSILEERKKELLQSIAREQEEKVQRVRGLIRQYGDHLEASSKLVETAIQAMEEPQMAVYLQHSKELLKKITDMSKVSMSSRPEPGYENMDHFSINVDYVAEMLRTIEFQTEPLGEEEGDGPMEGSEAAADEDRLDSLEAPEAAEDVGPRQKPASSPHGQH from the exons ATGAACTTCGCGGTGGGGCTGAAGCCGCTGCTGGCGGAGGCGCGGAGCATGGAGAGCCTGGAGAAGCAGCTCATCTGCCCCATCTGCCTGGAGATGTTCACCAAGCCCGTGGtcatcctgccctgccagcacaaCCTGTGCCGCAAGTGCGCCAACGACGTCTTCCAG GCCTCCAACCCGCTGTGGCAGTCGCGGGGCTCCAGCGCGGTGCCGTCGGGCGGCCGGTTCCGGTGCCCGTCGTGCCGCCACGAGGTGGTGCTGGACCGGCACGGGGTGTACGGGCTGCAGCGgaacctgctggtggagaacaTCATCGACATCTACAAGCAGGAGTCGGCCAG CGGCCCCTCCCGCAGGCCCCTGCACGCCAAGGCGGAGCAGCACCTGATGTGCGAGGAGCACGAGGACGAGCGGATCAACATCTACTGCCTGCGCTGCGAGGCGCCCACCTGCTCCCTCTGCAAGGTCTTCGGGGCGCACAAGGACTGCGAGGTTGCGCCGCTGCCCGCGGTCTACCAGCGCCAGAAG AGCGAGCTCAGCGATGGCATTGCCATGCTGGTGGCGGGGAACGACCGCATCCAGGCCATCATCACCCAGATGGAGGAGATCTGCCGGACCATtgag GACAACGGTCGGCGGCAGAAACAGCACCTGGGGCTGCGCTTCGACTCGCTGTACAGCAtcctggaggagaggaagaaggagctgctgcagagcatcgcgcgggagcaggaggagaaagtgCAGCGTGTGCGGGGCCTCATCCGCCAGTACGGCGACCACCTGGAGGCTTCCTCCAAGCTGGTGGAGACAGCCATCCAGGCCATGGAGGAGCCCCAGATGGCAGTGTATCTGCAG CACTCCAAGGAGCTCCTGAAGAa GATCACAGACATGTCCAAGGTGTCGATGAGCAGCCGCCCGGAGCCTGGCTACGAGAACATGGACCACTTCTCCATCAATGTGGACTATGTGGCAGAGATGCTGAGGACCATCGAGTTCCAGACAG AGCCactgggagaggaggagggggacGGCCCCATGGAGGGCAGCGAGGCTGCGGCGGATGAGGACCGGCTGGACAGCCTGGAGGCACCCGAGGCTGCTGAGG ATGTGGGGCCGAGGCAGAAGCCAGCAAGCTCTCCGCATG GTCAGCACTGA
- the TRIM54 gene encoding tripartite motif-containing protein 54 isoform X2, translated as MNFAVGLKPLLAEARSMESLEKQLICPICLEMFTKPVVILPCQHNLCRKCANDVFQASNPLWQSRGSSAVPSGGRFRCPSCRHEVVLDRHGVYGLQRNLLVENIIDIYKQESARPLHAKAEQHLMCEEHEDERINIYCLRCEAPTCSLCKVFGAHKDCEVAPLPAVYQRQKSELSDGIAMLVAGNDRIQAIITQMEEICRTIEDNGRRQKQHLGLRFDSLYSILEERKKELLQSIAREQEEKVQRVRGLIRQYGDHLEASSKLVETAIQAMEEPQMAVYLQHSKELLKKITDMSKVSMSSRPEPGYENMDHFSINVDYVAEMLRTIEFQTEPLGEEEGDGPMEGSEAAADEDRLDSLEAPEAAEDVGPRQKPASSPHGQH; from the exons ATGAACTTCGCGGTGGGGCTGAAGCCGCTGCTGGCGGAGGCGCGGAGCATGGAGAGCCTGGAGAAGCAGCTCATCTGCCCCATCTGCCTGGAGATGTTCACCAAGCCCGTGGtcatcctgccctgccagcacaaCCTGTGCCGCAAGTGCGCCAACGACGTCTTCCAG GCCTCCAACCCGCTGTGGCAGTCGCGGGGCTCCAGCGCGGTGCCGTCGGGCGGCCGGTTCCGGTGCCCGTCGTGCCGCCACGAGGTGGTGCTGGACCGGCACGGGGTGTACGGGCTGCAGCGgaacctgctggtggagaacaTCATCGACATCTACAAGCAGGAGTCGGCCAG GCCCCTGCACGCCAAGGCGGAGCAGCACCTGATGTGCGAGGAGCACGAGGACGAGCGGATCAACATCTACTGCCTGCGCTGCGAGGCGCCCACCTGCTCCCTCTGCAAGGTCTTCGGGGCGCACAAGGACTGCGAGGTTGCGCCGCTGCCCGCGGTCTACCAGCGCCAGAAG AGCGAGCTCAGCGATGGCATTGCCATGCTGGTGGCGGGGAACGACCGCATCCAGGCCATCATCACCCAGATGGAGGAGATCTGCCGGACCATtgag GACAACGGTCGGCGGCAGAAACAGCACCTGGGGCTGCGCTTCGACTCGCTGTACAGCAtcctggaggagaggaagaaggagctgctgcagagcatcgcgcgggagcaggaggagaaagtgCAGCGTGTGCGGGGCCTCATCCGCCAGTACGGCGACCACCTGGAGGCTTCCTCCAAGCTGGTGGAGACAGCCATCCAGGCCATGGAGGAGCCCCAGATGGCAGTGTATCTGCAG CACTCCAAGGAGCTCCTGAAGAa GATCACAGACATGTCCAAGGTGTCGATGAGCAGCCGCCCGGAGCCTGGCTACGAGAACATGGACCACTTCTCCATCAATGTGGACTATGTGGCAGAGATGCTGAGGACCATCGAGTTCCAGACAG AGCCactgggagaggaggagggggacGGCCCCATGGAGGGCAGCGAGGCTGCGGCGGATGAGGACCGGCTGGACAGCCTGGAGGCACCCGAGGCTGCTGAGG ATGTGGGGCCGAGGCAGAAGCCAGCAAGCTCTCCGCATG GTCAGCACTGA
- the DNAJC5G gene encoding dnaJ homolog subfamily C member 5G, producing MAEPGRAQRKLSRVGESLYRVLGLEKGSSPEDIKKAYRRLALRYHPDKNPDDPAAAERFKEINSAHATLSDQDKRRLYDQYGSLGLYVAEQFGDDAVRHYFLMSKWWFQALALCCGALTCCCCCCCCFFCCGTCCPPKEDDSYKYVDPKDLEAQMGAEDSDPQVPVVAQPPPAGAQPLPSVSTKTEA from the exons ATGGCGGAGCCGGGGCGGGCTCAGCGGAAGCTGTCGCGGGTCGGGGAGAGCCTGTAccgggtgctggggctggagaagggCAGCTCCCCCGAGGACATCAAGAAGGCCTACCG GAGGCTGGCGCTGCGCTACCACCCCGACAAGAACCCCGACGACCCCGCGGCCGCCGAGCGCTTCAAGGAGATCAACAGCGCCCACGCCACGCTCAGCGACCAGGACAAGCGGCGGCTCTACGACCAGTACGGCTCCCTGGGGCTCTACGTGGCCGAGCAGTTCGGGGACGATGCGGTGCGCCACTACTTCCTCATGTCCAAGTGGTGGTTCCAG GCCCTGGCCCTCTGCTGCGGCGCgctcacctgctgctgctgctgctgctgctgcttcttctgctgCGGGACCTGCTGCCCGCCCAAGGAGGACGACTCCTACAAGTACGTCGACCCCAAGGACCTGGAGGCGCAGATGGGCGCGGAGGACAGCG ATCCACAGGTCCCGGTTGTGGCGCAGCCCCCGCCTGCTGGCGCGCAGCCCCTGCCGTCTGTCAGCACCAAGACCGAGGCGTGA